CGGCCGTCCTCACGGGCGGCGGGTCGCGGGCGGAACCGCGGCCGTTGTTCTTCTTCCACTGGTGGACGCTCAACGCCGTCCGGTGGGGCCGGTGGAAGCTGCACCTCGACCGGTTCCCCCGCGATCCGAGCCGGGCCCAGGACAAGGAGCTGCCGCAGCTGTTCGACCTCGAGCTCGACCCGGCCGAGACCTACGACCTGAAAGACCGCCACCCCGACGTCCTCGACCACCTCACCGGCCTCGCCGCACGTTTCGAGGCCGAGATGGTCGCCCAGCGCGAGGCCGCCGAAGCGCGCGCGGCCGGCCGCTGACTCCGACCACGAAAGGCCATCATGGAGCTGCAGCTGTCCGGAATGATTCCTCCCGTCGTCTCGCCGCTGACCCCGGATCACCGTCCGGACATCGGCGCCGTGCGGCGGCTCACCGCGCACGTCCGGGACGGCGGCGCGTCAGCGCTGTTCGTCCTCGGCTCCTGCGGTGAAGGGCCGACCCTCGAGCCGGCGGTCGCCAGCGGGATCACGCGGGCCTACGTCGAGGCCGTCGCCGGGTCCGTTCCGGTGCTCGCCGGTGTCGGCGAGACGAGCACGGAGCGCGCTCTGCGGGCCGCCCGGGAGTTCGAGCAGCTCGGTGTCGACGCGCTGGTGGTGATGGCACCCATGTACTTCGACACCGACACCGACGGCGCGGTCGTCCGGCACGTCACCGCCCTCGCGGAGGCGACGAGCCTCCCGCTCGTCGTCTACAACATCCCGCACCTGACCCACCACCCGATCACGCCCCGGGCGCTTCGGGAGGTCGCCGCCATCGACTCCGTCGTGGCGCTCAAGGAATCGTCGGGGGAGTGGGACACCTACGCCGCGCTGGCCGAGGCCGCGAGCGCCGCGGGGCTTCGGGTGTTCCAGGGCGCCGAGGCGCTCATCGCCCGCAGTCTCGCCGCCGGGGCCGACGGCGCCGTACCCGGGATCGCCAACGTGGTCCCCGGCCTCGCCGCCAGGCTCGTCGACGCCGGCCTGAGCGGCGACTCGACGCAGGCGGCGGCGCTGCAGGCCCAGCTCGACGACGTGTGCGGGGTGTATCGATCCGGGTTCTGGCTGACCTCACTCAAGGCCGCCCTGACCGAGCTCGGGATCATCGGCTCGACCGCCGGCCAGGCGCTCACCCCGCCCGACGCGGACGGACTGACCGAGGTGCACCGCGTCCTGGTGGCGACCGGACTGGTGGAGGTGCCCGCCTGACGCCTCGTGGCCGGACGTGCTGACCCGTGGCGTCGGCGGCCACGTCGTCAGGGCGTGAGCTGGGGGATCGGCACCACCGTTCCGGCCCGCGCCGACTCCTGGGCGGCCAGCACGATGCGCAGGGTCCGCAGCCCGGCCGCGCCGTCGGGCTGGGGAGCGTGGCCGGACCGGACGCCGTCGAGGAAGTGGCCGAGCATCGCGCGGTCGAGGTCGGACCCGAGCGACAGCCAGGCCGGCCCGCCACCGGCGTAGCCGCCGACGTGGGTGCCGAACGGGTCGATGTCCGCGACGCCCTCGGTGCCGACGACCTGGAGGGTGAGGCCGCCCCAGTTCGGCGCGCTGCTGGGGTGGCTCCACGAGCAGTCGATGGTGGCGATGGTGCCGTCGGCATAGGTGACGGAGACCAGGCCGCCGGTCTCGACGCCGTTGATCGGCTGGTCCGCGTGCAGGATCCGGTTGGTGACCGCGCGCACCTCGACCGCCGGCTGCTCCAGGAGCGCGTCGAGCAGGTCGGCCACGTGCACGACGTGGTCGACGAGGGCGCCGCCGCCGGACAGCTCCGGCTGCGTGAACCAGGCGCGGTCGCCGATCGGGATGTGGCCGTTGTTCGTCCCGGTGGCGGACAGGACCGTGCCGAGCCGGCCGCCGGCGTGCAGGGCCTTCAGGGCCGCGAACTCGGTGCTGAACCGCACCGGGTAGGCGGTCATGAGGAACGTGCCGGCGCGCTCGCACGCCTCGATCATCGCCTCGGCGTCGGCGGCGGTCGTCGCCAGCGGCTTCTCGCACAGGACGTGCGCGCCGGCGGCAGCGGCCCGCACCGTCAGGTCACGGTGCCGGCTGTTCTCCGCGCAGACGACGACGGCGTCGGGCTGCCAGGCCAGCGCGTCGTCGTAGCTGTCGGCGTAGGCGACGCCGAGCTGGTCGGCCAGCGCCCGCCCGCGCAGCTCGCCCGGCGGCGCCGTGGCGCCGTCCGGGTCGGTGGCGAGCAGCTCGATCCCGGGCCAGTCGGACAGCAGCGACGCGTACGAGGTGGCGTGCACGTGGGCGAACGACAGCAGCGCGACCTTCATGCGATCTCCTCCAGCAGCTCAGCGGTGTCGAGGCGCACCGGCGTGCCGGACCGCAGCGAGTCGAGCGCGGCGGTGGCCAGCCACACCGCGACGGCGCCGTCGGCGGCGCTCACCCGGGGCGCGGGCCCGCCGGCGACCGCGCCAGCGAACTCGCGCAGTTCGGTGAGGTAGGGGCTCTCGCCGGTCGGCGCCTCCGGGTGGTCCTCGCCGCCGGCGGGCACCGGCGCGAGGTCGAGCCGGACCGCCGGGGTGACGGCGCTGTCGTAGCGGAGCACGCCGTCGTCGCCGGCGACGTGGAACGACGTGCGGAACCCGAGGTGCGGCGGGCCCCACAGACCCTGGACGTGGCTGAGCGCGCCGGAGGCGTGGGTCAGCGTGACGTGCGCGACCTGCAGGGGGTGGCCGTCGCGCTCGGCGGTGTGCGCGCGGGCGAACACCTCGACGACCTCGCCGGCGACCCAGCGGGCGATGTCGAGATCGTGGATCATCTGGTCCATCAGCAGGCCGCCGGACTCGGCGACGTCGGAGAACCACGGCGCCCACGAGGGGAACATGCCGCCTCGGCTGAACCGGAGCACCGCGGGCCGGCCGATGCGCCCGGCGGCCACGGCGGCCCGCATCGCGGCGTACTCGGGGAAGTAGCGCACGACGTGGCCGGGATACAGGGGGAGACCCGCGGCGGCGGCCTGACGCACGAGGCCGGCGGCGTCGGCGCCGGTGCGGGCGAGCGGCTTCTCGCACACCACGGCCCGCCCGGCGTCGAGGGCCTGGCGGACGATGTCGCGGTGGGTGGGGGTGGGGGTGACGACGTCGACGAGATCGGCCCGGCCGAGCAGGTCGTCGAGCGACGCCGCGACCGTGCCGCCGTACTGCGCGGCCAGCCGTTCGGCGCCGTCGAGCGACGTGACCAGCAGTTTCGCGCCGAGCGCGCGCCAGGCGGCGGCGTGGGCGTGGGAGATGCCGCCGGCCCCGACCAGGCCGACCGTGAGTTCGGGCATGCACATCCTCATTTGAGTCCGGAGTGGGCGAGTCCGTTGATGACGCGTCGTTGCATCAGCACGAACAGCACCAGGATCGGGGCCATCGCCAGGGCGCTGGCCGCCATCATGACGGAGTAGTCGGTGGTGATGCGACCGCTCAGGGTGGCGATGCCGGCGGCCAGCGGCATGTTCTCCGCGTTCGTCGCGACCACCAGCGGCCACAGCAGGTCGTTCCAGGACCACAGCACGGTGATGATGGCGAGCGCGCCGAGGCTGGGCCCGGCCAGCGGCAGCATGACGCTGCGGAAGACGCGCAGCGGGTTGGCGCCGTCGAGCCGCGCCGCCTCCTCCAGCTCCCGCGGCATCGAGCGGAACGCCTGCATCATGAGGAACGTCCCGAACGCGCTGAACACGCCCGGTGCGGCGATGCCGAGGATGCTGTTGAGCCAGCCGAGGTCCTGGATGATCTGGTACTGCGGGATCAGGTACACCTGCGGCGGCACCATGAGGATCGCCAGCACCAGCGCCAGCAGCACGCCGCGCAGCGGGAAGCGCATCCGGGCGAACGCGTACCCGGCCATCGAGCACAGCACCAGCTGCCCGGCGGTCCTGATGACGGTGATGCCGACGGACACCCAGAACTGGCTGAGGAACGGCAGCTTCTCGAAGACGTCGGCGTAGTTGCCCCACTGCACCTGCTCCGGCCAGAACGACGGCGGCACGCTCATGACCTCGGCGTTCGTCGACAGCGAGGTGAGCAGTTGCCAGGCGAACGGGAACACCATGACGACGCCGCCGGTCAGCAGCGCGACGTGCGCCCAGACGTTGGAGCCGTGACGGGTCTCAGACATAGCGCACCCACCTGCGCTGCATCCGGAACTGCAGCAGCGTCACGGCGCCGACCACCACCAGGATCACCATCGCGATCGCGGCGGCGAAGCCCTTGTCGTTGCCGATGAACGCCTCGTTGTAGAAGAGGAAGACCAGCGACTGCGTGTCCGGCAGCGCCGGGTTGCGCGAGCCCATGATCGCGTAGAGCAGGTCGAACAGCTGGAAGCCGTTGATGATGAGGATGACCATCACGAAGAAGATGCTCGGCGTCAGCAGCGGCACCGTGATCGAGCGGAACTGCCGCCACGAGCCGGCGCCGTCCAGTGCGGCCGCCTCGTACAGCTCGGCCGGGATCGTGCGCAGCCCCGCGGACAGGATGATGATGGCGAACCCGAGCGACGTCCACAGGCCGACCACCGCCACCGCGCCGATGGCGAAGCCCGGCGTGGAGGTCCAGTGCCGGCCCTCGATGCCGACGAGGTCCAGCGCCCAGTTCAGCACGCCGAAGTCACCGTTGTAGATGATCCGCCAGACCATCGCGACGGCGGTGGGCATGGCCACGTAGGGCATGAAGTAGAGCACCCGGTAGAACGACGCGAACCGCAGGCCGGGCCGGTTCAGCAGGCTCGCGACCACCATCGCGATCGGGATGCAGCACAGCACGACCGCGGTGTAGACGAGGGTGTTGAGCAGCGCCCTCGGCAGGTCGGGGTCGTCGAGCAGCCGGGCGTAGTTCTCCCCGCCCACCCAGGTGGTGCCGCCGAACACGCCCCACTCGGTGAAGCTGTAGTAGCCGGTCTGGACGATCGGCCACAGGTAGAAGACGGCGACGCCGGCCATGGTGGGCAGCACGAACAGCCACGGCCACCAGCCGTCACCGTGCCGCCGCCGGGCGGACCGCCCGGGCGGCGACGCGGCGCGGGCGGGCGCTTCGGTGGTGGCCGTCATTCGCCGGCCAGCTCCTCGTTCATCCGCTCCGCCAGCTCCTGCGCGACCTCCTCGACCGGACGGTCACCGGAGAAGGCCTGCGGCAGCAGCTCGTTCTCCAGCTCGTTCCAGGCGGCGGTGTGAGAGGAGATCGGGTACGGGAAGGCGTACTCGTCGGCGGCCTGCAGGAACACGTCCAGCCCGAAGCTCGGCACCGAGCCGACGAACGCCTCCTGGGTGCCGGTGAACGCCGGGTTCGCGGCGCCCATCTCGGCCTGCGTGCGCTGCGCCTCCTCGCTGCCGAGGTAGGAGAGGAACGCCAGCGCCGCGGCCTTGTGCTCGCTGTCGGCCGACACGGCGTTGGCCAGGCCGTGGATCACGGTGGCGTCGCGCTCGCCGGCCGGCAGCGGGGCGATGGCGAAGTCGGCCGCGTTGGGCGACTCCTTCATCTCGGCGACCGACCAGTTGCCGGACCAGAACATCGCCGCCTTGCCGGAGTTGAACCACACGTTCGCGGTGGTGTCGGAGAGCTGTTGCAGGGTGGGCGACGAGCCGTCGGCGATGAGGTCGGCCCACAGTTGCAGGCCGGCGATGCTGCCCGGGTCGTCGTAGCCGGAGGTGGTGCCGTCCTCGGAGATGACGTGGCCGCCTGCCTGCAGGATCGTGTTGTAGTACGCCTCCTGGCCGCCGACCAGCCCGGCGGCGACGCCGTAGACGCCCTCGGCGGCGAGGGTGTCGCTGATGGTCTTCGCCGCGGTGTGGAAGTCGTCCCAGGTCCAGTCGGCGGTCGGCTCGGCCACGCCGGCCCGGGCGAAGATCGCCTTGTTGTACCAGAGCGCCACCGTGTCGAAGTCCTTCGGAACGGCGTACTGCACGTCCTCGAACGTGTAGAGCTCGTTCAGCGCCTCGGGGTAGTTCGCCGGGTCCACCTCGCCCTGGTCGACGAGCCCGGTCACCGGCTCCAGCAGGTCGTTCGCCGCGTACAGGCGGACGTTCGGGCCGTTCATCCAGAAGATGTCCGGCAGCGTGCCGCTCTCGCCCTGGGTCTGCAGCTTGGTGAAGAACTGCAGGTAGGGCGTGACGTCGATGGTGATCTCGATGTCGGGGTACTCGGCGTTGAAGTCGGCGATGTTCTGCTCCAACGCCGGCACCTGAGTCTCGTCCCAGACGGCGTAGGTCAGCTCGGCCTGGGTGTCCGGCCCGGCGGCGGTGGCGCCGGCATCGGGCTCGTCGTCACCCCCGCCGCAGGCGGTCAAGGCCAGCCCGGCGGCGGCGATGACGACGACGAGGCTCCTGGAGCGGATCATGGCTGATCTCCTTCGGGTGCGTCGGGTGGGGTCAGAAATGCCGCTCGATGTCGGCGCCGGCCGCTGCGACCCGCACGGGCCGGGAACCCGACCGCAGTGACTCGGTGGCCGCGGCAGCGACGGCGACGGCGTCGCGGGCGTCGAGCGGTGTGGACGTGACCGGATCGCCGTGGGCGATCCAGCGGAGGAACTCGTCGACGATGCGCCGGTCGGCGTCGTCGTGGCCGGAGCGGTCGCCCGCGACCGTGTACTCGTGGTCGCCGTACTCGGCGTAGCCGGTGCGCCGGTTCCACACCCGGACGCTGTCGCCGTCTCCGTCGCCGGCGTTCTCCAGCCGTCCCTCGGTGCCGATGACGGTGTAACTGCGCCAGTAGTCCGGGGTGAAGTGACACTGGGCGTAGCTGGCCAGCACCCCGTTGTCCATGCGCATCAGCAGCATCGAGGTGTCCTCGACGTCGACGACGGGGTTCAGCCCGGTCTGCGTCAGGGGCGGCCAGTTGTCGTAGGAGAACCAGTCCGGCATCAGCGTTCCGGCGGGAGCGGACGGGTCCAGCCGGTCGGTGATCTGCCCGTAGACCTGCAGATCGCCCATCGCCACCACGTCGCGGCCGCGCGAGGCGGCCAGCCAGTGGATGACGTCGAGATCGTGGACCGCCTTCTGCAACAGCAGCCCGGTGGAGCGGCTGCGGTCGGCGTGCCAGTCCTTGAAGTAGTAGTCGCCGCCGTTGCCGACGAAGTGGCGGCACCAGACCGTCTTCACCTCGCCGATCTCGCCGCGCTCGATGAGCTCGCGCAGCAGCCTGACGACCCCCATGTGGCGCATGTTGTGGCCGACGTAGAGACGGGTGCCGGTGCGGGCGGCGGCGGCCAGCACGCGGTCGGCCTCGGCCGTCGACGTGGCCAGCGGCTTCTCCAGGTAGACGGCCACGCCGGCCTCGAGCAGGTCGGTCGCGATCCCCGCGTGGGTGTCGTCGGGGCTGATCACGAGCGCCGCGTCGAGGTCGTCGGCGAGCAGGTCCCGGTGGTCCGTGCGGACCGTGACGGCGTCGCCGAACAGCTGCCTGGCCCGGGT
This Jiangella alba DNA region includes the following protein-coding sequences:
- a CDS encoding carbohydrate ABC transporter permease, which codes for MTATTEAPARAASPPGRSARRRHGDGWWPWLFVLPTMAGVAVFYLWPIVQTGYYSFTEWGVFGGTTWVGGENYARLLDDPDLPRALLNTLVYTAVVLCCIPIAMVVASLLNRPGLRFASFYRVLYFMPYVAMPTAVAMVWRIIYNGDFGVLNWALDLVGIEGRHWTSTPGFAIGAVAVVGLWTSLGFAIIILSAGLRTIPAELYEAAALDGAGSWRQFRSITVPLLTPSIFFVMVILIINGFQLFDLLYAIMGSRNPALPDTQSLVFLFYNEAFIGNDKGFAAAIAMVILVVVGAVTLLQFRMQRRWVRYV
- a CDS encoding ABC transporter substrate-binding protein; this encodes MIRSRSLVVVIAAAGLALTACGGGDDEPDAGATAAGPDTQAELTYAVWDETQVPALEQNIADFNAEYPDIEITIDVTPYLQFFTKLQTQGESGTLPDIFWMNGPNVRLYAANDLLEPVTGLVDQGEVDPANYPEALNELYTFEDVQYAVPKDFDTVALWYNKAIFARAGVAEPTADWTWDDFHTAAKTISDTLAAEGVYGVAAGLVGGQEAYYNTILQAGGHVISEDGTTSGYDDPGSIAGLQLWADLIADGSSPTLQQLSDTTANVWFNSGKAAMFWSGNWSVAEMKESPNAADFAIAPLPAGERDATVIHGLANAVSADSEHKAAALAFLSYLGSEEAQRTQAEMGAANPAFTGTQEAFVGSVPSFGLDVFLQAADEYAFPYPISSHTAAWNELENELLPQAFSGDRPVEEVAQELAERMNEELAGE
- a CDS encoding Gfo/Idh/MocA family protein, which translates into the protein MPELTVGLVGAGGISHAHAAAWRALGAKLLVTSLDGAERLAAQYGGTVAASLDDLLGRADLVDVVTPTPTHRDIVRQALDAGRAVVCEKPLARTGADAAGLVRQAAAAGLPLYPGHVVRYFPEYAAMRAAVAAGRIGRPAVLRFSRGGMFPSWAPWFSDVAESGGLLMDQMIHDLDIARWVAGEVVEVFARAHTAERDGHPLQVAHVTLTHASGALSHVQGLWGPPHLGFRTSFHVAGDDGVLRYDSAVTPAVRLDLAPVPAGGEDHPEAPTGESPYLTELREFAGAVAGGPAPRVSAADGAVAVWLATAALDSLRSGTPVRLDTAELLEEIA
- a CDS encoding carbohydrate ABC transporter permease, with product MSETRHGSNVWAHVALLTGGVVMVFPFAWQLLTSLSTNAEVMSVPPSFWPEQVQWGNYADVFEKLPFLSQFWVSVGITVIRTAGQLVLCSMAGYAFARMRFPLRGVLLALVLAILMVPPQVYLIPQYQIIQDLGWLNSILGIAAPGVFSAFGTFLMMQAFRSMPRELEEAARLDGANPLRVFRSVMLPLAGPSLGALAIITVLWSWNDLLWPLVVATNAENMPLAAGIATLSGRITTDYSVMMAASALAMAPILVLFVLMQRRVINGLAHSGLK
- a CDS encoding Gfo/Idh/MocA family protein; translation: MKVALLSFAHVHATSYASLLSDWPGIELLATDPDGATAPPGELRGRALADQLGVAYADSYDDALAWQPDAVVVCAENSRHRDLTVRAAAAGAHVLCEKPLATTAADAEAMIEACERAGTFLMTAYPVRFSTEFAALKALHAGGRLGTVLSATGTNNGHIPIGDRAWFTQPELSGGGALVDHVVHVADLLDALLEQPAVEVRAVTNRILHADQPINGVETGGLVSVTYADGTIATIDCSWSHPSSAPNWGGLTLQVVGTEGVADIDPFGTHVGGYAGGGPAWLSLGSDLDRAMLGHFLDGVRSGHAPQPDGAAGLRTLRIVLAAQESARAGTVVPIPQLTP
- a CDS encoding dihydrodipicolinate synthase family protein, which codes for MELQLSGMIPPVVSPLTPDHRPDIGAVRRLTAHVRDGGASALFVLGSCGEGPTLEPAVASGITRAYVEAVAGSVPVLAGVGETSTERALRAAREFEQLGVDALVVMAPMYFDTDTDGAVVRHVTALAEATSLPLVVYNIPHLTHHPITPRALREVAAIDSVVALKESSGEWDTYAALAEAASAAGLRVFQGAEALIARSLAAGADGAVPGIANVVPGLAARLVDAGLSGDSTQAAALQAQLDDVCGVYRSGFWLTSLKAALTELGIIGSTAGQALTPPDADGLTEVHRVLVATGLVEVPA